One Eubalaena glacialis isolate mEubGla1 chromosome 11, mEubGla1.1.hap2.+ XY, whole genome shotgun sequence DNA segment encodes these proteins:
- the NCKAP5L gene encoding nck-associated protein 5-like isoform X5, protein MSVPAWVRRQRQPAGASLTCPQGLMSEAMDQPAGNPGNPKPGEGGEGSMEPSTCQELLHRLRELEAENSALAQANENQRETYERCLDEVANHVVQALLNQKDLREECIKLKKRVFDLERQNQMLSALFQQKLQLTAGSLPQIPLAPLQLPSEPPATPSLSSAEGPATSLPLGRCAGQREVCWEQQLRPGGPGPPAAPPPALEALSPFLRKKAQILEVLRALEETDPLLLCSPATPWPPPGEGSGSPEPINGELCGPPQPEPSPWAPYLLLGPGSLGGLLHWERLLGGPGEEERAGRPWGPSRGSPQAQGTGSGPPCAPGSSSSSSSDEAGDPSEAPSPDTLLGALARKQLNLGQLLEDTESYLQAFLAGAACPLGGDQPGPRQPSSPDQGPPQLSKSKGLPKSAWGGGTPEAHRPGFGATSEGQGPLPFLSVFMGAGDAPLGSRSGHPHSSSQVKSKLQIGPPSPGEAQGPLLPSPARGLKFLKLPPASEKVPSPGGPQLSPQLPRNSRIPCRNSGSDGSPSPLPARRGLGGGELSPEGAQGLPTSPSPCPTTPDSAQLRPPQPALSTTLSPGPVVSPCYENILDLSRSTFRGPSPEPPPSPLQVPTYPQLTLEVPRAPEVLRSPGVPSSPCHPESCPYESAQEKSLDKAGSESPHPGRRTPGSSSKKPGQGPARRPGDPGYTPLRDRLAALGKLKTGPEGPQGPEKNGAPARPGTEKARGGGKSGESTGDTAPSASRPPEQPEAKGALRGAVALGTSSLKQQESGLLGDPGSRVYSSHSMGARVDLEPVSPRSCLTKVELAKSRLAGALCPQVPRTPAKVPTSAPSLGKPNKSPHGSPTKLPSKSPTKVVPRPVAPPATKEPPKPDKGKGPPWADCGGATAQPTPPAPGPADPGPGPEGRAPHSAIEEKVMKGIEENMLRLQGQERAPGTEAKHRNTSSIASWFGLKKSKLPALNRRTEAAKGKEGAGGGSPLRKEVKMEARKLEAESLNISKLMAKAEDLRRALEEEKAYLSSRARPRPGGPVPGPSAGLGQVQGQLAGMYQGADTFMQQLLNRVDGKELPPKSWREPKPEYGDFQPVSSDPKNPWPACGPRNGLVGPLQGCGKPPGKPVAL, encoded by the exons CCTGCCGGGGCTTCTCTCACTTGTCCCCAGGGCCTGATGTCGGAGGCCATGGACCAGCCGGCCGGGAACCCTGGAAACCCGAAGCCAGGAGAGGGTGGTGAGGGCAGCATGGAGCCGAGCACCTGCCAGGAGCTCCTGCACCGGCTGCGGGAGCTGGAG GCAGAGAACTCGGCACTCGCCCAGGCCAATGAAAACCAGCGGGAGACCTACGAGCGCTGTCTGGACGAG GTTGCCAACCATGTGGTGCAGGCGCTGCTGAACCAAAAG GACCTGCGGGAGGAGTGCATCAAGCTGAAGAAGAGGGTATTTGACCTGGAACGGCAGAACCAGATGCTGAGCGCcctgtttcagcagaaacttcaGCTCACAGCAGGCTCCCTCCCTCAG ATCCCACTCGCCCCACTCCAGCTGCCTTCAGAGCCACCAGCCACCCCCTCCCTGAGCTCCGCTGAGGGACCGGCCACCTCGCTGCCTCTGGGGCGCTGTGCTGGGCAGAGAGAG GTGTGTTGGGAGCAGCAGCTGCGGCCAGGAGGCCCAGGACCCCCGGCCGCCCCACCCCCAGCGCTGGAGGCCCTGTCCCCGTTCCTTCGAAAGAAAGCCCAGATCCTGGAGGTGCTGAGAGCCTTGGAAGAGACTGACCCCTTGCTTCTGTGCTCACCTGCCACCCCCTGGCCGCCTCCAGGCGAGGGTTCCGGCTCCCCAGAGCCCATCAATGGCGAGCTATGTGGCCCACCTCAGCCTGAACCCTCTCCCTGGGCCCCCTACCTGCTACTAGGTCCTGGTAGCCTGGGAGGCCTGCTGCACTGGGAGCGCCTCTTAGGGGGCccaggggaggaagagagggctgGGCGGCCCTGGGGCCCTAGTAGGGGCTCCCCACAGGCCCAGGGCACCGGTTCCGGGCCACCCTGCGCCCCAGGcagcagctcctcctcctcttctgatGAGGCAGGTGACCCCAGCGAGGCACCCAGCCCTGACACCCTGCTCGGGGCCCTGGCCCGCAAACAGTTGAACCTGGGCCAGCTCCTTGAGGACACAGAGTCTTACCTACAGGCCTTCTTGGCCGGGGCTGCTTGCCCACTCGGCGGGGACCAGCCGGGTCCCAGGCAGCCATCCTCCCCAGACCAGGGGCCCCCACAGctgtccaagtccaaaggcctccCCAAGTCAGCTTGGGGAGGGGGTACCCCGGAGGCCCACAGGCCGGGCTTTGGTGCTACCTCAGAGGGCCAGgggcccctccccttcctcagcGTGTTCATGGGTGCAGGGGACGCCCCCCTGGGCTCACGGTCTGGCCACCCCCACTCCTCATCTCAGGTGAAAAGCAAGCTCCAAATTGGCCCCCCTTCTCCCGGGGAAGCCCAAGGACCCCTTCTGCCCTCTCCAGCCAGAGGTCTCAAGTTTCTAAAGCTGCCTCCAGCCTCAGAGAAGGTACCCAGCCCAGGGGGCCCTCAGCTCAGCCCCCAGCTCCCCCGGAACTCCCGAATCCCCTGTCGGAACAGTGGCTCAGACGGCAGCCCCTCCCCGCTGCCGGCCCGCAGGGGTCTGGGCGGAGGAGAGCTGTCCCCAGAGGGGGCGCAGGGCCTGCCCACCAGCCCGTCACCCTGCCCCACAACCCCAGATTCTGCACAGCTCAGACCTCCCCAGCCAGCCTTGTCCACTACGCTTTCCCCGGGACCAGTGGTGTCTCCTTGCTACGAGAACATTCTGGACCTTTCCCGGAGCACCTTTAGGGGGCCTTCCCCAGAGCCACCTCCATCCCCGCTGCAGGTGCCCACCTACCCACAACTAACTCTGGAGGTGCCACGGGCCCCTGAGGTCCTCAGAAGCCCTGGagtcccctccagcccctgccacCCAGAATCCTGCCCCTATGAGAGTGCCCAGGAGAAGAGTTTGGACAAGGCAGGCTCGGAGTCTCCCCACCCTGGCCGCAGGACCCCAGGCAGCTCGTCCAAGAAACCTGGCCAAGGGCCGGCCCGGCGACCTGGGGATCCTGGCTACACACCTCTGCGGGACAGACTAGCAGCCCTGGGGAAACTGAAGACTGGCCCCGAGGGGCCCCAGGGCCCAGAAAAGAATGGGGCGCCAGCTAGGCCTGGCACCGAGAAGGCCCGGGGAGGAGGGAAGTCAGGGGAGAGCACTGGAGACACAGCACCCTCTGCCTCCAGGCCCCCTGAGCAGCCAGAAGCCAAGGGGGCCCTGCGGGGGGCCGTGGCCTTAGGCACAAGCAGCCTGAAGCAACAGGAATCTGGGCTCCTGGGGGACCCTGGGTCCCGAGTCTACTCTTCCCACTCCATGGGGGCCCGGGTGGACCTGGAGCCTGTCTCACCAAGGAGCTGCCTCACCAAAGTGGAGCTGGCCAAGAGCCGGCTGGCAGGGGCCCTGTGCCCCCAGGTACCCCGCACCCCTGCCAAAGTGCCAACCTCAGCCCCCAGCCTCGGCAAGCCCAATAAGAGTCCCCACGGCAGCCCGACAAAACTGCCTTCTAAGTCGCCCACCAAGGTGGTGCCCCGACCTGTGGCCCCACCAGCCACCAAGGAGCCCCCCAAGCCTGACAAGGGGAAGGGCCCACCCTGGGCAGACTGCGGCGGCGCTACGGCCCAGCCCACACCCCCAGCACCTGGCCCTGCCgacccaggcccaggccctgagGGGCGGGCCCCACACTCGGCCATTGAGGAGAAGGTGATGAAGGGCATAGAGGAGAACATGCTGCGTCTCCAGGGCCAGGAGCGGGCCCCCGGCACTGAGGCCAAGCACCGCAACACTAGCAGCATCGCCAGCTGGTTCGGCCTTAAGAAGAGCAAGCTGCCAGCGCTGAACCGCCGCACAGAGGCCGCCAAGGGCAAGGAAGGGGCTGGTGGGGGCTCCCCGCTCCGGAAGGAGGTCAAGATGGAAGCCCGGAAGCTGGAGGCCGAGAGCCTCAACATCTCCAAGCTGATGGCTAAGGCGGAAGACCTGCGCCGGGcactggaggaggagaaggcctACCTGAGCAGCAGGGCCCGGCCACGGCCCGGGGGACCAGTGCCGGGGCCCAGTGCAGGCCTGGGGCAGGTGCAGGGCCAGCTGGCCGGCATGTACCAGGGTGCGGACACCTTCATGCAGCAGCTGCTCAACAG GGTGGATGGCAAGGAGCTGCCCCCCAAGAGCTGGCGGGAGCCCAAACCTGAGTATGGCGATTTCCAGCCAGTGTCCTCTGACCCCAAGAACCCCTGGCCGGCCTGTGGGCCCCGAAATGGCCTGGTGGGCCCTCTTCAGGGCTGCGGGAAACCTCCTGGGAAG cctgtggCTCTTTGA
- the NCKAP5L gene encoding nck-associated protein 5-like isoform X1: protein MSVPAWVRRQRQPAGASLTCPQGLMSEAMDQPAGNPGNPKPGEGGEGSMEPSTCQELLHRLRELEAENSALAQANENQRETYERCLDEVANHVVQALLNQKDLREECIKLKKRVFDLERQNQMLSALFQQKLQLTAGSLPQIPLAPLQLPSEPPATPSLSSAEGPATSLPLGRCAGQREVCWEQQLRPGGPGPPAAPPPALEALSPFLRKKAQILEVLRALEETDPLLLCSPATPWPPPGEGSGSPEPINGELCGPPQPEPSPWAPYLLLGPGSLGGLLHWERLLGGPGEEERAGRPWGPSRGSPQAQGTGSGPPCAPGSSSSSSSDEAGDPSEAPSPDTLLGALARKQLNLGQLLEDTESYLQAFLAGAACPLGGDQPGPRQPSSPDQGPPQLSKSKGLPKSAWGGGTPEAHRPGFGATSEGQGPLPFLSVFMGAGDAPLGSRSGHPHSSSQVKSKLQIGPPSPGEAQGPLLPSPARGLKFLKLPPASEKVPSPGGPQLSPQLPRNSRIPCRNSGSDGSPSPLPARRGLGGGELSPEGAQGLPTSPSPCPTTPDSAQLRPPQPALSTTLSPGPVVSPCYENILDLSRSTFRGPSPEPPPSPLQVPTYPQLTLEVPRAPEVLRSPGVPSSPCHPESCPYESAQEKSLDKAGSESPHPGRRTPGSSSKKPGQGPARRPGDPGYTPLRDRLAALGKLKTGPEGPQGPEKNGAPARPGTEKARGGGKSGESTGDTAPSASRPPEQPEAKGALRGAVALGTSSLKQQESGLLGDPGSRVYSSHSMGARVDLEPVSPRSCLTKVELAKSRLAGALCPQVPRTPAKVPTSAPSLGKPNKSPHGSPTKLPSKSPTKVVPRPVAPPATKEPPKPDKGKGPPWADCGGATAQPTPPAPGPADPGPGPEGRAPHSAIEEKVMKGIEENMLRLQGQERAPGTEAKHRNTSSIASWFGLKKSKLPALNRRTEAAKGKEGAGGGSPLRKEVKMEARKLEAESLNISKLMAKAEDLRRALEEEKAYLSSRARPRPGGPVPGPSAGLGQVQGQLAGMYQGADTFMQQLLNRVDGKELPPKSWREPKPEYGDFQPVSSDPKNPWPACGPRNGLVGPLQGCGKPPGKPSSEPGRREEMPSEDSLAEPVPTSHFTACGSLTRTLDSGIGTFPPPDHGSSGTPSKNLPKTKPPRLEPPAGVPPARPPPLTKVPRRAHTLEREVPGIEELLVSGRHPSMPAFPALLTAAPGHRGHQTCPHGECLGRGVGLSGSSTHHPSSPCPRIDPCEDPGPPAPVQLAKNWTFPNARAASGSSDPFLCPPRQLEGLPRTPMALPVDVDGKRSLEPSRPAPAPQGPAFGGSRTPSTSDVGEEGRVASGGPPGLETSESLSDSLYDSLSSCGSQG, encoded by the exons CCTGCCGGGGCTTCTCTCACTTGTCCCCAGGGCCTGATGTCGGAGGCCATGGACCAGCCGGCCGGGAACCCTGGAAACCCGAAGCCAGGAGAGGGTGGTGAGGGCAGCATGGAGCCGAGCACCTGCCAGGAGCTCCTGCACCGGCTGCGGGAGCTGGAG GCAGAGAACTCGGCACTCGCCCAGGCCAATGAAAACCAGCGGGAGACCTACGAGCGCTGTCTGGACGAG GTTGCCAACCATGTGGTGCAGGCGCTGCTGAACCAAAAG GACCTGCGGGAGGAGTGCATCAAGCTGAAGAAGAGGGTATTTGACCTGGAACGGCAGAACCAGATGCTGAGCGCcctgtttcagcagaaacttcaGCTCACAGCAGGCTCCCTCCCTCAG ATCCCACTCGCCCCACTCCAGCTGCCTTCAGAGCCACCAGCCACCCCCTCCCTGAGCTCCGCTGAGGGACCGGCCACCTCGCTGCCTCTGGGGCGCTGTGCTGGGCAGAGAGAG GTGTGTTGGGAGCAGCAGCTGCGGCCAGGAGGCCCAGGACCCCCGGCCGCCCCACCCCCAGCGCTGGAGGCCCTGTCCCCGTTCCTTCGAAAGAAAGCCCAGATCCTGGAGGTGCTGAGAGCCTTGGAAGAGACTGACCCCTTGCTTCTGTGCTCACCTGCCACCCCCTGGCCGCCTCCAGGCGAGGGTTCCGGCTCCCCAGAGCCCATCAATGGCGAGCTATGTGGCCCACCTCAGCCTGAACCCTCTCCCTGGGCCCCCTACCTGCTACTAGGTCCTGGTAGCCTGGGAGGCCTGCTGCACTGGGAGCGCCTCTTAGGGGGCccaggggaggaagagagggctgGGCGGCCCTGGGGCCCTAGTAGGGGCTCCCCACAGGCCCAGGGCACCGGTTCCGGGCCACCCTGCGCCCCAGGcagcagctcctcctcctcttctgatGAGGCAGGTGACCCCAGCGAGGCACCCAGCCCTGACACCCTGCTCGGGGCCCTGGCCCGCAAACAGTTGAACCTGGGCCAGCTCCTTGAGGACACAGAGTCTTACCTACAGGCCTTCTTGGCCGGGGCTGCTTGCCCACTCGGCGGGGACCAGCCGGGTCCCAGGCAGCCATCCTCCCCAGACCAGGGGCCCCCACAGctgtccaagtccaaaggcctccCCAAGTCAGCTTGGGGAGGGGGTACCCCGGAGGCCCACAGGCCGGGCTTTGGTGCTACCTCAGAGGGCCAGgggcccctccccttcctcagcGTGTTCATGGGTGCAGGGGACGCCCCCCTGGGCTCACGGTCTGGCCACCCCCACTCCTCATCTCAGGTGAAAAGCAAGCTCCAAATTGGCCCCCCTTCTCCCGGGGAAGCCCAAGGACCCCTTCTGCCCTCTCCAGCCAGAGGTCTCAAGTTTCTAAAGCTGCCTCCAGCCTCAGAGAAGGTACCCAGCCCAGGGGGCCCTCAGCTCAGCCCCCAGCTCCCCCGGAACTCCCGAATCCCCTGTCGGAACAGTGGCTCAGACGGCAGCCCCTCCCCGCTGCCGGCCCGCAGGGGTCTGGGCGGAGGAGAGCTGTCCCCAGAGGGGGCGCAGGGCCTGCCCACCAGCCCGTCACCCTGCCCCACAACCCCAGATTCTGCACAGCTCAGACCTCCCCAGCCAGCCTTGTCCACTACGCTTTCCCCGGGACCAGTGGTGTCTCCTTGCTACGAGAACATTCTGGACCTTTCCCGGAGCACCTTTAGGGGGCCTTCCCCAGAGCCACCTCCATCCCCGCTGCAGGTGCCCACCTACCCACAACTAACTCTGGAGGTGCCACGGGCCCCTGAGGTCCTCAGAAGCCCTGGagtcccctccagcccctgccacCCAGAATCCTGCCCCTATGAGAGTGCCCAGGAGAAGAGTTTGGACAAGGCAGGCTCGGAGTCTCCCCACCCTGGCCGCAGGACCCCAGGCAGCTCGTCCAAGAAACCTGGCCAAGGGCCGGCCCGGCGACCTGGGGATCCTGGCTACACACCTCTGCGGGACAGACTAGCAGCCCTGGGGAAACTGAAGACTGGCCCCGAGGGGCCCCAGGGCCCAGAAAAGAATGGGGCGCCAGCTAGGCCTGGCACCGAGAAGGCCCGGGGAGGAGGGAAGTCAGGGGAGAGCACTGGAGACACAGCACCCTCTGCCTCCAGGCCCCCTGAGCAGCCAGAAGCCAAGGGGGCCCTGCGGGGGGCCGTGGCCTTAGGCACAAGCAGCCTGAAGCAACAGGAATCTGGGCTCCTGGGGGACCCTGGGTCCCGAGTCTACTCTTCCCACTCCATGGGGGCCCGGGTGGACCTGGAGCCTGTCTCACCAAGGAGCTGCCTCACCAAAGTGGAGCTGGCCAAGAGCCGGCTGGCAGGGGCCCTGTGCCCCCAGGTACCCCGCACCCCTGCCAAAGTGCCAACCTCAGCCCCCAGCCTCGGCAAGCCCAATAAGAGTCCCCACGGCAGCCCGACAAAACTGCCTTCTAAGTCGCCCACCAAGGTGGTGCCCCGACCTGTGGCCCCACCAGCCACCAAGGAGCCCCCCAAGCCTGACAAGGGGAAGGGCCCACCCTGGGCAGACTGCGGCGGCGCTACGGCCCAGCCCACACCCCCAGCACCTGGCCCTGCCgacccaggcccaggccctgagGGGCGGGCCCCACACTCGGCCATTGAGGAGAAGGTGATGAAGGGCATAGAGGAGAACATGCTGCGTCTCCAGGGCCAGGAGCGGGCCCCCGGCACTGAGGCCAAGCACCGCAACACTAGCAGCATCGCCAGCTGGTTCGGCCTTAAGAAGAGCAAGCTGCCAGCGCTGAACCGCCGCACAGAGGCCGCCAAGGGCAAGGAAGGGGCTGGTGGGGGCTCCCCGCTCCGGAAGGAGGTCAAGATGGAAGCCCGGAAGCTGGAGGCCGAGAGCCTCAACATCTCCAAGCTGATGGCTAAGGCGGAAGACCTGCGCCGGGcactggaggaggagaaggcctACCTGAGCAGCAGGGCCCGGCCACGGCCCGGGGGACCAGTGCCGGGGCCCAGTGCAGGCCTGGGGCAGGTGCAGGGCCAGCTGGCCGGCATGTACCAGGGTGCGGACACCTTCATGCAGCAGCTGCTCAACAG GGTGGATGGCAAGGAGCTGCCCCCCAAGAGCTGGCGGGAGCCCAAACCTGAGTATGGCGATTTCCAGCCAGTGTCCTCTGACCCCAAGAACCCCTGGCCGGCCTGTGGGCCCCGAAATGGCCTGGTGGGCCCTCTTCAGGGCTGCGGGAAACCTCCTGGGAAG CCAAGCAGCGAGCCGGGGAGGCGGGAAGAGATGCCCTCAGAGGACAGTCTGGCTGAGCCAGTGCCCACCTCACATTTCACAG cctgtggCTCTTTGACTCGAACTCTGGACAGTGGCATTGGGACCTTCCCGCCCCCAGACCATGGCAGCAGTGGGACCCCCAGTAAGAATCTTCCCAAGACCAAGCCACCACGGCTGGAGCCCCCGGCCGGGGTGCCCCCAGCTCGGCCCCCACCCCTTACCAAAGTCCCCCGCCGTGCCCACACACTGGAGCGTGAGGTGCCTGGCATAGAGGAGCTGCTGGTGAGCGGGCGGCACCCCAGCATGCCGGCCTTCCCCGCCCTGCTCACCGCTGCTCCGGGCCACCGGGGCCATCAGACCTGTCCCCACGGTGAGTGCCTGGGCAGGGGGGTGGGCCTCTCTGGGAGCTCCACCCACCACCCATCTTCCCCTTGTCCCCGGATAGATCCTTGTGAAGACCCAGGCCCTCCTGCTCCTGTCCAGCTGGCCAAGAACTGGACCTTCCCCAACGCGAGGGCAGCCAGCGGCTCCTCTGACCCTTTCCTATGCCCGCCCCGACAACTGGAGGGGCTGCCCAGGACCCCCATG gccctgcccgtgGACGTGGACGGAAAGCGGAGCCTGGAGCCCAGCCGCCCAGCCCCTGCGCCCCAGGGCCCAGCGTTTGGGGGTAGCCGCACCCCCAGCACATCGGACGTGGGCGAGGAAGGGAGAGTGGCCAGTGGGGGTCCCCCGGGGCTGGAGACCTCAGAGTCTCTCAGTGACTCACTCTATGACTCGCTGTCCTCCTGCGGGAGTCAGGGCTGA